A region of Burkholderiales bacterium DNA encodes the following proteins:
- a CDS encoding protein phosphatase 2C domain-containing protein — MKFSIFQASRQGGRKYNQDRVAYSYSKDALLMVVADGMGGHFHGEVAAQITVEMVTDLFQKHARPTLKDPQAFLNHALHAAHKAITAYADKHGLLESPRTTCVACVVQNNTACWAHVGDSRLYFFRGMKLIARTHDHSKVQQMFDQGRISEAEMLTHPERNKIYNCLGGILPPEVELSRRVPIQQGDTLLLCTDGVWGVLSETELASILDTYTITTAIPEILDHAEFRGGEEGDNLSAIGMTWGEPVKRGLAQELITTQGMPIDEVSTQLDPFSVSRDPTQQTQITEADIERAIEEIQEAIRKYSK, encoded by the coding sequence ATGAAGTTCTCCATTTTCCAGGCCAGCCGCCAGGGGGGTCGCAAATACAACCAGGACCGGGTGGCCTATTCCTACAGCAAGGATGCGCTGCTCATGGTGGTGGCCGATGGCATGGGCGGCCATTTCCATGGCGAGGTGGCGGCGCAGATCACGGTGGAGATGGTCACCGATCTTTTCCAGAAGCACGCGCGGCCCACCCTCAAGGACCCCCAGGCCTTCCTCAACCACGCCCTGCATGCCGCCCACAAGGCCATCACTGCTTACGCCGACAAGCATGGCCTGCTGGAATCGCCCCGCACCACCTGTGTCGCCTGTGTGGTGCAAAACAACACCGCCTGCTGGGCCCACGTGGGCGATTCTCGGCTCTATTTCTTCCGTGGCATGAAGCTCATCGCCCGCACCCACGATCACTCCAAGGTGCAGCAGATGTTCGACCAGGGGCGCATCAGCGAGGCGGAAATGCTCACCCATCCGGAACGCAACAAGATCTACAACTGCCTCGGGGGCATCCTGCCGCCGGAGGTGGAACTGTCCCGGCGCGTACCCATCCAGCAGGGGGACACACTGCTTCTGTGCACCGATGGCGTCTGGGGCGTGCTGTCGGAAACCGAGCTCGCCTCCATCCTGGACACCTACACCATCACCACGGCGATTCCGGAAATTCTCGACCACGCCGAATTCCGCGGTGGGGAGGAAGGGGACAACCTGTCCGCCATCGGCATGACCTGGGGTGAGCCGGTCAAACGGGGACTCGCCCAGGAGCTCATCACCACCCAGGGCATGCCCATCGACGAGGTGAGCACTCAGCTCGATCCCTTCAGCGTGAGCCGCGATCCCACCCAGCAAACCCAGATCACCGAGGCGGACATCGAGCGCGCCATTGAGGAAATCCAGGAAGCGATCCGCAAATACTCCAAATGA